In Drosophila subpulchrella strain 33 F10 #4 breed RU33 chromosome 3R, RU_Dsub_v1.1 Primary Assembly, whole genome shotgun sequence, the following are encoded in one genomic region:
- the LOC119558627 gene encoding spastin isoform X2 has translation MVRTKNQSSSSSASSSSTKSPIKSSGGAGSSGGGVGGRQSTHRSSSASNVAAVVAGNSSAGGSSSNRRSPGSSPDGDDDTTTTDDLTPTTCSPRSGHHHQHGYGYSSSVHKQNLYVVSFPIIFLFNVLRSLIYQLFCIFRYLYGASTKVIYRPHRRDCNIEIVVQNSSKEQQQSLKHPSDLNSEGAGQEQQLSNQPQRFRPIQPLEMAANRPGGGYSPGPGDPLLAKQKHHHRRAFEYISKALKIDEENEGHKELAIELYRKGIKELEDGIAVDCWSGRGDVWDRAQRLHDKMQTNLSMARDRLHFLASGRKLTIGTKRPVNLAVANKSQTLPRNLGSKTSVGAVQRQPAKTAATPPAVRRQFSSGRNTPPQRSRTPINNNGPSGSGSNTPVVSVKGVEQKLVQLILDEIVEGGAKVEWTDIAGQDVAKQALQEMVILPSVRPELFTGLRAPAKGLLLFGPPGNGKTLLARAVATECSATFLNISAASLTSKYVGDGEKLVRALFAVARHMQPSIIFIDEVDSLLSERSSSEHEASRRLKTEFLVEFDGLPGNPEGDRIVVLAATNRPQELDEAALRRFTKRVYVSLPDEQTRELLLNRLLQKQGSPLDTEALRRLAKITDGYSGSDLTALAKDAALEPIRELNVEQVKCLDISAMRAITEQDFHSSLKRIRRSVAPQSLNSYEKWSQDYGDITI, from the exons ATGGTACGCACCAAAAACCAGTCGTCCTCCTCCagcgccagcagcagcagtaccAAGTCACCGATAAAGTCCAGCGGTGGAGCAGGATCCTCGGGCGGAGGTGTCGGTGGTCGCCAGTCCACGCATCGCTCGTCGAGCGCCTCCAACGTTGCGGCCGTTGTCGCCGGCAACTCATCCGCCGGAGGCTCCTCTTCGAATCGCCGTAGTCCGGGCAGTTCGCCCGACGGCGACGACGACACCACCACCACAGATGACCTGACCCCCACTACGTGCTCCCCGCGCAGCGGTCACCATCATCAACACGGCTACGGCTACTCGTCCTCCGTGCACAAACAGAACCTATACGTCGTCTCGTTTCCCATAATCTTTTTGTTTAACGTTTTGCGCTCGCTGATTTATCAGCtgttttgtatttttcgcTACCTCTACGGGGCGAGCACAAAGGTGATTTACCGCCCGCACCGACGCGATTGCAACATCGAGATCGTGGTGCAGAATTCCTccaaggagcagcagcagtctCTAAAACATCCTTCGGACCTTAACAGCGAGGGTGCTGGacaggagcagcagttgtccaaTCAGCCGCAGCGTTTTCGACCCATTCAACCGCTGGAAATGGCAGCCAATCGTCCGGGAGGTGGCTACTCACCTGGTCCCGGTGATCCCCTGCTGGCCAAGCAAAAGCATCACCATCGACGCGCCTTCGAGTACATCTCCAAGGCGCTCAAGATTGATGAGGAGAACGAAG GTCACAAAGAGCTGGCAATTGAGCTCTACCGGAAAGGCATCAAAGAGCTGGAGGATGGCATAGCTGTCGATTGTTGGAGTGGACGTGGTGATGTGTGGGATCGGGCTCAGCGGTTGCATGACAAGATGCAGACGAACCTTTCAATGGCCCGAGACCGTCTTCACTTTCTCG CATCTGGTCGGAAGCTAACCATTGGAACCAAGCGTCCCGTCAATCTGGCCGTGGCCAACAAGTCACAGACGTTGCCGCGAAACCTTGGCTCCAAAACATCCGTGGGCGCAGTCCAAAGGCAGCCAGCCAAGACGGCTGCCACGCCTCCCGCCGTTCGGCGCCAGTTT TCCTCGGGACGTAATACACCGCCCCAGCGTTCGCGAACTCCCATAAACAACAATGGACCCAGTGGCAGTGGCTCCAACACTCCGGTGGTGAGTGTCAAAGGCGTTGAGCAAAAGCTGGTGCAGCTCATACTCGATGAGATTGTCGAGGGCGGGGCCAAAGTGGAGTGGACGGACATTGCCGGTCAGGATGTGGCCAAGCAGGCTCTTCAGGAGATGGTCATTCTGCCCTCCGTCCGGCCGGAGCTGTTTACGG GACTCCGAGCTCCGGCCAAGGGACTACTGTTGTTCGGTCCTCCCGGAAACGGTAAGACTTTGCTGGCCCGTGCCGTGGCCACCGAGTGTAGTGCTACCTTCCTGAACATTTCGGCTGCCTCGCTGACCAGCAAATATGTGGGCGATGGCGAGAAACTGGTGAGGGCTCTCTTCGCAGTGGCACGTCACATGCAGCCCTCCATTATTTTCATCGACGAGGTGGACTCCCTACTCTCGGAGCGTAGTAGCAGCGAACATGAGGCGTCACGACGCCTGAAGACCGAGTTTCTGGTAGAGTTTGATGGGCTGCCCGGTAATCCAGAAGGGGATAGAATCGTGGTGCTGGCCGCCACCAATCGACCGCAGGAGCTGGACGAGGCCGCCCTGCGACGGTTCACGAAGCGCGTTTACGTCTCACTGCCCGATGAGCAGACCCGCGAGCTGCTCCTCAACCGACTGCTGCAGAAGCAGGGCAGTCCGCTGGATACGGAGGCGTTGCGTCGCCTGGCCAAGATCACAGACGGATACTCGGGTTCCGATTTGACGGCCCTGGCCAAAGACGCCGCACTGGAGCCCATCCGAGAGTTGAATGTGGAGCAAGTGAAGTGTCTGGACATCAGTGCTATGCGAGCAATCACAGAGCAGGACTTTCACAGCTCGTTGAAGCGCATCAGGCGCTCGGTGGCGCCGCAGAGCCTCAACTCGTACGAGAAATGGTCGCAGGATTACGGCGACATCACCATCTAG
- the LOC119558627 gene encoding spastin isoform X1 has protein sequence MVRTKNQSSSSSASSSSTKSPIKSSGGAGSSGGGVGGRQSTHRSSSASNVAAVVAGNSSAGGSSSNRRSPGSSPDGDDDTTTTDDLTPTTCSPRSGHHHQHGYGYSSSVHKQNLYVVSFPIIFLFNVLRSLIYQLFCIFRYLYGASTKVIYRPHRRDCNIEIVVQNSSKEQQQSLKHPSDLNSEGAGQEQQLSNQPQRFRPIQPLEMAANRPGGGYSPGPGDPLLAKQKHHHRRAFEYISKALKIDEENEGHKELAIELYRKGIKELEDGIAVDCWSGRGDVWDRAQRLHDKMQTNLSMARDRLHFLALREEDLQMQRLSLKEKQKEQAQNRSQKSREPMLAGMTNEPMKLNKVRSSGYGPKATTTAQPTASGRKLTIGTKRPVNLAVANKSQTLPRNLGSKTSVGAVQRQPAKTAATPPAVRRQFSSGRNTPPQRSRTPINNNGPSGSGSNTPVVSVKGVEQKLVQLILDEIVEGGAKVEWTDIAGQDVAKQALQEMVILPSVRPELFTGLRAPAKGLLLFGPPGNGKTLLARAVATECSATFLNISAASLTSKYVGDGEKLVRALFAVARHMQPSIIFIDEVDSLLSERSSSEHEASRRLKTEFLVEFDGLPGNPEGDRIVVLAATNRPQELDEAALRRFTKRVYVSLPDEQTRELLLNRLLQKQGSPLDTEALRRLAKITDGYSGSDLTALAKDAALEPIRELNVEQVKCLDISAMRAITEQDFHSSLKRIRRSVAPQSLNSYEKWSQDYGDITI, from the exons ATGGTACGCACCAAAAACCAGTCGTCCTCCTCCagcgccagcagcagcagtaccAAGTCACCGATAAAGTCCAGCGGTGGAGCAGGATCCTCGGGCGGAGGTGTCGGTGGTCGCCAGTCCACGCATCGCTCGTCGAGCGCCTCCAACGTTGCGGCCGTTGTCGCCGGCAACTCATCCGCCGGAGGCTCCTCTTCGAATCGCCGTAGTCCGGGCAGTTCGCCCGACGGCGACGACGACACCACCACCACAGATGACCTGACCCCCACTACGTGCTCCCCGCGCAGCGGTCACCATCATCAACACGGCTACGGCTACTCGTCCTCCGTGCACAAACAGAACCTATACGTCGTCTCGTTTCCCATAATCTTTTTGTTTAACGTTTTGCGCTCGCTGATTTATCAGCtgttttgtatttttcgcTACCTCTACGGGGCGAGCACAAAGGTGATTTACCGCCCGCACCGACGCGATTGCAACATCGAGATCGTGGTGCAGAATTCCTccaaggagcagcagcagtctCTAAAACATCCTTCGGACCTTAACAGCGAGGGTGCTGGacaggagcagcagttgtccaaTCAGCCGCAGCGTTTTCGACCCATTCAACCGCTGGAAATGGCAGCCAATCGTCCGGGAGGTGGCTACTCACCTGGTCCCGGTGATCCCCTGCTGGCCAAGCAAAAGCATCACCATCGACGCGCCTTCGAGTACATCTCCAAGGCGCTCAAGATTGATGAGGAGAACGAAG GTCACAAAGAGCTGGCAATTGAGCTCTACCGGAAAGGCATCAAAGAGCTGGAGGATGGCATAGCTGTCGATTGTTGGAGTGGACGTGGTGATGTGTGGGATCGGGCTCAGCGGTTGCATGACAAGATGCAGACGAACCTTTCAATGGCCCGAGACCGTCTTCACTTTCTCG CGCTGCGTGAGGAGGATTTGCAAATGCAGCGTCTCTCCTTGAAGGAGAAGCAGAAGGAGCAGGCTCAAAACAGGTCCCAGAAGTCCAGGGAGCCCATGCTGGCCGGCATGACCAATGAACCCATGAAGCTTAACAAAGTGCGCAGCAGTGGCTACGGGCCCAAGGCCACCACCACCGCCCAGCCCACGG CATCTGGTCGGAAGCTAACCATTGGAACCAAGCGTCCCGTCAATCTGGCCGTGGCCAACAAGTCACAGACGTTGCCGCGAAACCTTGGCTCCAAAACATCCGTGGGCGCAGTCCAAAGGCAGCCAGCCAAGACGGCTGCCACGCCTCCCGCCGTTCGGCGCCAGTTT TCCTCGGGACGTAATACACCGCCCCAGCGTTCGCGAACTCCCATAAACAACAATGGACCCAGTGGCAGTGGCTCCAACACTCCGGTGGTGAGTGTCAAAGGCGTTGAGCAAAAGCTGGTGCAGCTCATACTCGATGAGATTGTCGAGGGCGGGGCCAAAGTGGAGTGGACGGACATTGCCGGTCAGGATGTGGCCAAGCAGGCTCTTCAGGAGATGGTCATTCTGCCCTCCGTCCGGCCGGAGCTGTTTACGG GACTCCGAGCTCCGGCCAAGGGACTACTGTTGTTCGGTCCTCCCGGAAACGGTAAGACTTTGCTGGCCCGTGCCGTGGCCACCGAGTGTAGTGCTACCTTCCTGAACATTTCGGCTGCCTCGCTGACCAGCAAATATGTGGGCGATGGCGAGAAACTGGTGAGGGCTCTCTTCGCAGTGGCACGTCACATGCAGCCCTCCATTATTTTCATCGACGAGGTGGACTCCCTACTCTCGGAGCGTAGTAGCAGCGAACATGAGGCGTCACGACGCCTGAAGACCGAGTTTCTGGTAGAGTTTGATGGGCTGCCCGGTAATCCAGAAGGGGATAGAATCGTGGTGCTGGCCGCCACCAATCGACCGCAGGAGCTGGACGAGGCCGCCCTGCGACGGTTCACGAAGCGCGTTTACGTCTCACTGCCCGATGAGCAGACCCGCGAGCTGCTCCTCAACCGACTGCTGCAGAAGCAGGGCAGTCCGCTGGATACGGAGGCGTTGCGTCGCCTGGCCAAGATCACAGACGGATACTCGGGTTCCGATTTGACGGCCCTGGCCAAAGACGCCGCACTGGAGCCCATCCGAGAGTTGAATGTGGAGCAAGTGAAGTGTCTGGACATCAGTGCTATGCGAGCAATCACAGAGCAGGACTTTCACAGCTCGTTGAAGCGCATCAGGCGCTCGGTGGCGCCGCAGAGCCTCAACTCGTACGAGAAATGGTCGCAGGATTACGGCGACATCACCATCTAG
- the LOC119558647 gene encoding nucleolysin TIAR isoform X1, with product MDESQPKTLYVGNLDSSVSEDLLIALFGTMGPVKSCKIIREPGNDPYAFIEYSNYQAATTALTAMNKRLFLDKEIKVNWATSPGNQPKTDISSHHHIFVGDLSPEIETETLREAFAPFGEISNCRIVRDPHTMKSKGYAFVSFVKKAEAENAIQAMNGQWIGSRSIRTNWSTRKLPPPREPSKGGGQGGGMGGGPGGNGSGVKGSQRHTFEEVYNQSSPTNTTVYCGGFPPNVISDDLMHKHFVQFGPIQDVRVFKDKGFSFIKFVTKEAAARAIEHTHNSEVHGNLVKCFWGKENGGDNSANNLNAAAAAAAASANVAAVAAANAAVAAGAGMQGQMMTQQQIAAATGAAIPGQMMTPQQIAAATAQYPYAYQQMGYWYPPAAYPTTQMQTQYMQQGYYPYAYTTSAQQAGGVPCIQFSAAGYRMVPPNVAWGVPGTVVPGVTAAAASAAAAANGSLAPQMMYSAAMPQYQTQ from the exons ATGGACGAGTCACAGCCGAAGACCCTGTACGTGGGCAACCTCGACAGCTCAGTCTCCGAGGACCTGCTCATCGCCCTCTTCGGCACCATGGGCCCCGTCAAGAGCTGCAAAATCATCCGGGAGCCGGGCAACGATCCGTACGCCTTCATCGAATATTCCAACTACCAGGCAGCCACCACGGCCCTGACCGCCATGAACAAACGACTCTTCCTCGATAAGGAAATCAAG GTGAACTGGGCCACCAGTCCCGGCAACCAGCCCAAGACAGACATCAGCTCGCACCACCACATATTCGTGGGCGACCTCAGTCCCGAGATTGAGACGGAGACCCTGCGCGAGGCATTCGCCCCCTTCGGCGAGATCTCCAACTGCCGCATCGTGCGCGACCCGCACACTATGAAGTCAAAGGGTTACGCCTTTGTATCGTTCGTGAAGAAGGCGGAGGCGGAAAACGCCATACAGGCGATGAACGGCCAGTGGATTGGCTCGCGGTCGATACGCACCAATTGGTCCACGCGCAAGCTGCCCCCTCCACGCGAACCGTCTAAGGGCGGTGGTCAGGGAGGCGGCATGGGCGGAGGACCAGGAGGCAATGGGTCCGGCGTGAAGGGCAGTCAGCGCCACACCTTCGAGGAGGTGTACAACCAGTCGAGCCCCACAAACACCACCGTATACTGCGGCGGCTTCCCGCCGAACGTCATCAGCGACGACCTGATGCACAAGCACTTCGTCCAGTTCGGTCCCATCCAGGACGTGCGGGTATTCAAGGACAAGGGCTTCTCGTTCATCAAGTTTGTCACCAAGGAGGCGGCCGCCCGCGCCATTGAGCACACGCACAACAGCGAGGTTCACGGAAACCTGGTGAAGTGCTTCTGGGGCAAGGAGAACGGAGGCGACAACTCGGCCAATAACCTCAATGCTGCAGCCGCTGCGGCAGCAGCCTCGGCCAATGTAGCAGCCGTGGCAGCGGCAAATGCGGCGGTTGCAGCTGGAGCGGGAATGCAAGGTCAGATGATGACGCAGCAACAGATAGCAGCCGCCACAGGAGCGGCGATACCCGGCCAAATGATGACGCCCCAGCAGATTGCAGCCGCCACAGCGCAGTATCCGTACGCCTATCAGCAGATGGGATACTGGTATCCCCCAGCG GCCTATCCCACAACCCAGATGCAGACGCAGTACATGCAGCAGGGCTACTATCCCTACGCATACACTACCAGTGCTCAGCAAGCGGGAGGTGTCC CGTGCATACAATTTTCAGCGGCTGGATACCGCATGGTGCCGCCGAATGTGGCATGGGGCGTGCCCGGAACTGTGGTGCCCGGCGTAACGGCCGCCGCAGCCTCAGCGGCCGCAGCAGCGAACGGTTCACTTGCCCCCCAGATGATGTACAGTGCTGCGATGCCACAATACCAGACCCAATGA
- the LOC119558647 gene encoding nucleolysin TIAR isoform X2, with product MDESQPKTLYVGNLDSSVSEDLLIALFGTMGPVKSCKIIREPGNDPYAFIEYSNYQAATTALTAMNKRLFLDKEIKVNWATSPGNQPKTDISSHHHIFVGDLSPEIETETLREAFAPFGEISNCRIVRDPHTMKSKGYAFVSFVKKAEAENAIQAMNGQWIGSRSIRTNWSTRKLPPPREPSKGGGQGGGMGGGPGGNGSGVKGSQRHTFEEVYNQSSPTNTTVYCGGFPPNVISDDLMHKHFVQFGPIQDVRVFKDKGFSFIKFVTKEAAARAIEHTHNSEVHGNLVKCFWGKENGGDNSANNLNAAAAAAAASANVAAVAAANAAVAAGAGMQGQMMTQQQIAAATGAAIPGQMMTPQQIAAATAQYPYAYQQMGYWYPPAAYPTTQMQTQYMQQGYYPYAYTTSAQQAGGVPAGYRMVPPNVAWGVPGTVVPGVTAAAASAAAAANGSLAPQMMYSAAMPQYQTQ from the exons ATGGACGAGTCACAGCCGAAGACCCTGTACGTGGGCAACCTCGACAGCTCAGTCTCCGAGGACCTGCTCATCGCCCTCTTCGGCACCATGGGCCCCGTCAAGAGCTGCAAAATCATCCGGGAGCCGGGCAACGATCCGTACGCCTTCATCGAATATTCCAACTACCAGGCAGCCACCACGGCCCTGACCGCCATGAACAAACGACTCTTCCTCGATAAGGAAATCAAG GTGAACTGGGCCACCAGTCCCGGCAACCAGCCCAAGACAGACATCAGCTCGCACCACCACATATTCGTGGGCGACCTCAGTCCCGAGATTGAGACGGAGACCCTGCGCGAGGCATTCGCCCCCTTCGGCGAGATCTCCAACTGCCGCATCGTGCGCGACCCGCACACTATGAAGTCAAAGGGTTACGCCTTTGTATCGTTCGTGAAGAAGGCGGAGGCGGAAAACGCCATACAGGCGATGAACGGCCAGTGGATTGGCTCGCGGTCGATACGCACCAATTGGTCCACGCGCAAGCTGCCCCCTCCACGCGAACCGTCTAAGGGCGGTGGTCAGGGAGGCGGCATGGGCGGAGGACCAGGAGGCAATGGGTCCGGCGTGAAGGGCAGTCAGCGCCACACCTTCGAGGAGGTGTACAACCAGTCGAGCCCCACAAACACCACCGTATACTGCGGCGGCTTCCCGCCGAACGTCATCAGCGACGACCTGATGCACAAGCACTTCGTCCAGTTCGGTCCCATCCAGGACGTGCGGGTATTCAAGGACAAGGGCTTCTCGTTCATCAAGTTTGTCACCAAGGAGGCGGCCGCCCGCGCCATTGAGCACACGCACAACAGCGAGGTTCACGGAAACCTGGTGAAGTGCTTCTGGGGCAAGGAGAACGGAGGCGACAACTCGGCCAATAACCTCAATGCTGCAGCCGCTGCGGCAGCAGCCTCGGCCAATGTAGCAGCCGTGGCAGCGGCAAATGCGGCGGTTGCAGCTGGAGCGGGAATGCAAGGTCAGATGATGACGCAGCAACAGATAGCAGCCGCCACAGGAGCGGCGATACCCGGCCAAATGATGACGCCCCAGCAGATTGCAGCCGCCACAGCGCAGTATCCGTACGCCTATCAGCAGATGGGATACTGGTATCCCCCAGCG GCCTATCCCACAACCCAGATGCAGACGCAGTACATGCAGCAGGGCTACTATCCCTACGCATACACTACCAGTGCTCAGCAAGCGGGAGGTGTCC CGGCTGGATACCGCATGGTGCCGCCGAATGTGGCATGGGGCGTGCCCGGAACTGTGGTGCCCGGCGTAACGGCCGCCGCAGCCTCAGCGGCCGCAGCAGCGAACGGTTCACTTGCCCCCCAGATGATGTACAGTGCTGCGATGCCACAATACCAGACCCAATGA
- the LOC119558766 gene encoding replication stress response regulator SDE2 yields MGINIFINNKYLISEDFIDYDELCSRIEENTNLQPEDYYLVSNGKRLEGDLPRGDVHCVLRQVGGKGGFGSMLRAIGAQIEKTTNREACRDLSGRRLRDINEEKRVRAWLDKQGEREREAEERKKRKIEKLLAVPKHDFKDDKYEEARANLTEKVNDAFEEGLKQAEEIKEKQAQAQAQEASTSGTKRKSPAEDKTKAKKKKKGTLWIGDDISGSDSDSDDSEEEPETQKAIKN; encoded by the exons ATgggcataaatatttttataaacaataaatatttaatttccgAGGATTTCATAGACTATGATGAGCTATGCAGCCGGATTGAGGAGAACACA AACTTGCAACCTGAGGATTACTACCTGGTGAGCAATGGCAAACGTTTGGAGGGAGATCTGCCTCGAGGAGATGTCCACTGCGTCCTGCGCCAGGTGGGCGGCAAGGGAGGATTCGGGTCCATGCTGAGAGCCATTGGCGCCCAAATCGAAAAGACCACGAATCGTGAGGCTTGCCGGGATCTGAGCGGACGTCGCCTAAGGGACATCAACGAGGAGAAGCGAGTGCGCGCATGGCTGGACAAACAAGGTGAGCGGGAACGGGAGGCCGAGGAGCGGAAGAAGCGAAAGATCGAGAAGCTGCTGGCCGTGCCAAAGCACGACTTTAAGGACGACAAGTACGAGGAGGCCAGGGCCAATCTCACCGAGAAGGTCAACGACGCCTTCGAGGAAGGACTCAAGCAGGCGGAGGAGATTAAGGAGAAGCAGGCTCAAGCGCAGGCCCAGGAAGCCTCCACCAGTGGCACCAAGAGGAAATCCCCCGCCGAGGACAAGACCAAAgccaaaaagaagaaaaagggCACTCTCTGGATAGGCGATGACATCTCAGGATCCGATTCGGACTCTGACGACAGCGAGGAGGAGCCGGAAACACAGAAGGCCATCAAAAACTAG
- the LOC119558740 gene encoding beclin-1-like protein isoform X2 produces MSEAEKQAVSFACQRCLQPIVLDEQLEKISVHAMAELSLPIYRDNGNTLDPQDASSFDHFVPPYRLTDSINGTGFMLVSDGRDNKKMSAAFKLKAELFDCLSSNSEIDHPLCEECADSMLEIMDRELRIAEDEWDVYKAYLDELEQQREAPNVEALDKELDELKRSEQQLLSELKELKKEEQSLNEAIAQEEQEREELHEQEESYWREYTKHRRELMLTEDDKRSLESQIAYSRQQLDKLRDTNIFNITFHIWHAGHFGTINNFRLGRLPSVSVDWSEINAAWGQTVLLLSALARKIGLTFERYRVVPFGNHSYVEVLGENRELPLYGSGGFKFFWDTKFDAAMVAFLDCLTQFQKEVEKRDTEFLLPYKMEKGKIIDPSTGNSYSIKIQFNSEEQWTKALKFMLTNLKWGLAWVSSQFVSP; encoded by the exons ATGAGCGAGGCGGAGAAACAGGCGGTTTCCTTCGCCTGCCAGCGCTGCCTGCAGCCCATCGTCCTGGACGAGCAGCTGGAGAAGATTAGCGTACACGCCATGGCGGAGCTATCTT TGCCCATCTACCGAGACAATGGTAACACCTTGGACCCCCAGGACGCCAGCAGTTTCGACCACTTTGTGCCGCCCTACAGGCTGACGGATTCGATCAATGGCACTGGCTTTATGCTGGTCTCCGATGGCAGGGACAACAAAAAGATGAGTGCCGCCTTCAAGCTAAAGGCGGAGCTCTTTGACTGCCTGTCTTCCAACTCGGAGATTGACCATCCCCTGTGCGAGGAGTGCGCCGACTCTATGCTGGAGATCATGGACCGGGAACTGCGCATCGCCGAGGACGAGTGGGATGTGTACAAGGCGTATCTGGATGAGTTGGAGCAGCAGCGTGAGGCGCCAAATGTGGAGGCGCTGGACAAGGAGCTGGACGAACTGAAGCGCAGCGAGCAACAGCTTCTGTCGGAGCTTAAGGAGCTCAAGAAGGAGGAGCAATCGCTAAACGAGGCCATTGCCCAGGAGGAACAGGAACGGGAGGAGCTGCACGAGCAGGAGGAGAGCTACTGGCGCGAGTACACCAAGCACAGGCGTGAGCTGATGCTCACAGAGGATGACAAGCGGAGTCTGGAGAGTCAGATTGCCTACTCGCGCCAGCAGCTGGACAAACTGCGCGACACCAACATATTCAACATCACCTTTCACATCTGGCATGCCGGGCACTTTGGTACCATCAATAACTTTAGGTTGGGTCGGTTACCCTCGGTGTCCGTGGACTGGTCCGAGATCAACGCCGCCTGGGGACAGACGGTGCTCCTGCTCTCCGCTCTGGCCCGCAAAATCGGTCTCACCTTCGAGCGGTATCGCGTGGTGCCCTTCGGCAATCATTCATACGTGGAGGTGCTTGGCGAGAATCGGGAGCTTCCGCTGTACGGCAGCGGCGGGTTCAAGTTCTTCTGGGACACCAAGTTCGATGCTGCCATGGTGGCCTTCCTCGACTGCCTAACCCAGTTCCAGAAGGAGGTGGAGAAGCGCGACACCGAGTTCCTGCTGCCCTACAAAATGGAGAAGGGCAAGATTATCGATCCCTCCACGGGAAATTCCTATTCCATTAA GATCCAGTTCAACTCGGAGGAGCAGTGGACCAAGGCCCTAAAGTTCATGCTGACCAACCTGAAGTGGGGTTTGGCCTGGGTCTCCTCGCAATTTGTGTCGCCGTGA
- the LOC119558740 gene encoding beclin-1-like protein isoform X1 — protein sequence MSEAEKQAVSFACQRCLQPIVLDEQLEKISVHAMAELSCMWWVKYTGNPSNDSSFAVPIYRDNGNTLDPQDASSFDHFVPPYRLTDSINGTGFMLVSDGRDNKKMSAAFKLKAELFDCLSSNSEIDHPLCEECADSMLEIMDRELRIAEDEWDVYKAYLDELEQQREAPNVEALDKELDELKRSEQQLLSELKELKKEEQSLNEAIAQEEQEREELHEQEESYWREYTKHRRELMLTEDDKRSLESQIAYSRQQLDKLRDTNIFNITFHIWHAGHFGTINNFRLGRLPSVSVDWSEINAAWGQTVLLLSALARKIGLTFERYRVVPFGNHSYVEVLGENRELPLYGSGGFKFFWDTKFDAAMVAFLDCLTQFQKEVEKRDTEFLLPYKMEKGKIIDPSTGNSYSIKIQFNSEEQWTKALKFMLTNLKWGLAWVSSQFVSP from the exons ATGAGCGAGGCGGAGAAACAGGCGGTTTCCTTCGCCTGCCAGCGCTGCCTGCAGCCCATCGTCCTGGACGAGCAGCTGGAGAAGATTAGCGTACACGCCATGGCGGAGCTATCTTGTATGTGGTGGGTAAAATACACAGGAAATCCCTCTAATGATTCATCCTTTGCAGTGCCCATCTACCGAGACAATGGTAACACCTTGGACCCCCAGGACGCCAGCAGTTTCGACCACTTTGTGCCGCCCTACAGGCTGACGGATTCGATCAATGGCACTGGCTTTATGCTGGTCTCCGATGGCAGGGACAACAAAAAGATGAGTGCCGCCTTCAAGCTAAAGGCGGAGCTCTTTGACTGCCTGTCTTCCAACTCGGAGATTGACCATCCCCTGTGCGAGGAGTGCGCCGACTCTATGCTGGAGATCATGGACCGGGAACTGCGCATCGCCGAGGACGAGTGGGATGTGTACAAGGCGTATCTGGATGAGTTGGAGCAGCAGCGTGAGGCGCCAAATGTGGAGGCGCTGGACAAGGAGCTGGACGAACTGAAGCGCAGCGAGCAACAGCTTCTGTCGGAGCTTAAGGAGCTCAAGAAGGAGGAGCAATCGCTAAACGAGGCCATTGCCCAGGAGGAACAGGAACGGGAGGAGCTGCACGAGCAGGAGGAGAGCTACTGGCGCGAGTACACCAAGCACAGGCGTGAGCTGATGCTCACAGAGGATGACAAGCGGAGTCTGGAGAGTCAGATTGCCTACTCGCGCCAGCAGCTGGACAAACTGCGCGACACCAACATATTCAACATCACCTTTCACATCTGGCATGCCGGGCACTTTGGTACCATCAATAACTTTAGGTTGGGTCGGTTACCCTCGGTGTCCGTGGACTGGTCCGAGATCAACGCCGCCTGGGGACAGACGGTGCTCCTGCTCTCCGCTCTGGCCCGCAAAATCGGTCTCACCTTCGAGCGGTATCGCGTGGTGCCCTTCGGCAATCATTCATACGTGGAGGTGCTTGGCGAGAATCGGGAGCTTCCGCTGTACGGCAGCGGCGGGTTCAAGTTCTTCTGGGACACCAAGTTCGATGCTGCCATGGTGGCCTTCCTCGACTGCCTAACCCAGTTCCAGAAGGAGGTGGAGAAGCGCGACACCGAGTTCCTGCTGCCCTACAAAATGGAGAAGGGCAAGATTATCGATCCCTCCACGGGAAATTCCTATTCCATTAA GATCCAGTTCAACTCGGAGGAGCAGTGGACCAAGGCCCTAAAGTTCATGCTGACCAACCTGAAGTGGGGTTTGGCCTGGGTCTCCTCGCAATTTGTGTCGCCGTGA